A single genomic interval of Xyrauchen texanus isolate HMW12.3.18 chromosome 8, RBS_HiC_50CHRs, whole genome shotgun sequence harbors:
- the LOC127648202 gene encoding GTPase IMAP family member 9-like, which yields MASWMVLRGRQSPPGSRPDMSDLRIVLLGTNASENSRVGNVLLGRAAFETEEPPDVVQRVGGKHMTVINTPNISLHQMTQRVRECVSLSAPGPHVILLVLKHDQCSREEKECVEMLLNSFSHTVYQHTMMITTHESHTQVNDIIQEIIHKCNDRHFRLERNSTPAQLMEKCEEIVHSNGGHHLICTECESVKLNVVVCGSDRRLKASISNLILNESDRRSESSSECHFLSSQKRK from the exons ATGGCTTCCTGGATGG TTCTCAGAGGGCGGCAAAGTCCACCTGGTAGCCGTCCTGACA TGAGTGACTTGAGGATTGTTCTGCTGGGGACGAATGCTTCAGAAAACAGTCGAGTGGGAAACGTCCTGTTAGGAAGAGCAGCGTTTGAGACTGAAGAACCTCCAGATGTTGTACAGAGAGTTGGAGGAAAACACATGACAGTCATCAACACTCCAAACATCTCACTCCATCAGAtgacacagagagtgagagagtgtgtgtctctgtctgctcCAGGACCTCATGTGATCCTTCTGGTACTGAAACATGATCAGTGTTCAAGagaagagaaagagtgtgtggagATGCTGCTCAACTCTTTCTCTCACACTGTTTATCAACACACCATGATGATCACCACACACGAGTCACACACTCAAGTCAATGACATTATACAGGAAATCATTCACAAATGCAACGACAGACACTTCAGACTGGAGAGAAACAGCACTCCTGCTCAACTGATGGAGAAATGTGAAGAGATTGTACACAGTAATGGAGGACATCATCTGATCTGTACTGAATGTGAGAGTGTGAAGCTGAATGTGGTTGTGTGTGGCAGTGACAGACGATTAAAAGCCTCCATATCAAATCTGATCCTGAATGAGAGCGACAGAAGATCAGAGTCCAGCTCAGAGTGT CACTTTCTCAGCTCTCAGAAGAGGAAGTGA